Part of the Streptomyces europaeiscabiei genome is shown below.
TCCCCAAGGACCCCGCCCGGGCCAGGGCCCTGCGCCGGGTGCTGGGCGAGCCGGCCCGCTACGCCACGAGCAAGGACCACGTCTGGCACCGCCTGCGCATGGTCTCCTCGGTGATCGGCGAGGGATACAGCTTCCGCTGGAATCCTCGCGTCCTGGACGGCCTGCTGAGCAGCACCTTCATCAAGTCCCAGGGGCACCTCGCCGAGGAACCCGCGTGGGACAAGGTGATCGGCGCCGTCAGTACGGCCGGTCAGCCGCTCGATCTCGATGCGCTCGACCGCTTCCTGACGACCCGCGGCATCCACTGGCTCGCCGAGTGCAAGATCATCGAGGCGGACCGTGGGTCGATCGGTGCACAGAGCGGCAGCGGGGAGCTCGAGGACGGCGAAACCGTCGCTGACAAGAAGATCCGCCGGAGCACGATCAACGCCCGCAAGGCCATGCTCAGCCAGCCCCGCCGGACGGTCGGGCTGATGAACGAGCTCGCCAGGGCAACGGCCAAGAACACCACGCCCCGGCAGGTGGACCCCGAAGGCCTTCCTATCGAAGACACCAAGGCGGACAAGTCCTGGTTCGATACGGTCTTCCCGAAGGCCCAGACCAAGCGCCCGCCGACGTTCACGCCCCGGGGCAGCAGCACCGATGGGACGACCCCGCAGCCTCCGGACCCCACCCCCCTGGAGATCTTTAACGACACCCGTGGCCGCTTCTACGACGCAGTCACCGGCGATCTGCCCGCGGCCCTGGTCGAGGTGCTCAAGACAGCGCGGTCCCTTCTGTCCGACGCGCAGGGGGCCGGTCAGCGGCCTCTGCACGGAGCCGTGGAGCAGGAAATCGCCGCTCTTCTCCGCGCTCTGTCCGTGGTGCACTCCGACGTGGGCATGCTGAAGTCGGCCATCATCGACATGCAGTACGGCAACCCGACCATCGAGGAGTCCGCGTCGGAGAAGTTCCTCACGGAGGCCAGCGACTCCGACGAGGACGACGACCTGGCGGAGTTCGAGGAGGAGTTCACGGAGGAGGGTGACGCCCTGTGAGCGGAGCCCTGCCGACCGGCCCGGTCCTGACCGACGGCCGCCTGGGTGCCCTGCCCCGAGCAGCCGGCCGGTACCTCGACGAGGTTCTCTTCCGGCCCGTGCGCTGGGCCGAGCGGTGGCGGTACGAGGAACTGGACATCACCACCGCGATCTACCTGATCTCAGACACGGAGCACCGTCTCCGCTGGCTGGGGCAGGCCAACCGTGCGGACGGCCTGCTCGGACGGCTGGACAGGCACGACAACAATCCGGCGAAACGCAGGGTCTTCGCCCGGATCCGCGTCCTGAGGCTCACCGATCACACGCCGCCGGAGGCCGTGGACGCGATCGAGGGCCGGTGCGCTGACCTCCTGCGGATCCGGGATGTGATGCGGCCGCGGAGGTGGCCGCCTGCCGACGACTGGTTCGTACTCACCTCCTGACGCGTGTGCGGTAAGACGCCCCCAGTGATGCTGTGGGGCGTCTTACCTGGTGCTCGGTGCACACCGACTCCCGGCCGTGGGCGTGATGCAGACGCAGCCGGGAGTTCGGGGCATCCCGACCGTGTGCATCGGCGAGCCCTGTGGTAGCCCGCGACACAGCGGTGGGCTCGTGGGGGAAGTGGTAACGGAGAAGAGGTCCCAGGCGGAACGGGAATGGGTTGTCAGAGGTGTGCGGCATCATCGGCAGATGGCCGCCACACAAGCCCCGCCGACGTACCTGGAACGCCTCCGCTCCGACCTGGACCTGATCGAAGCGGATTTCCTCAAGGCTCTCGCGGACTCGCAGATCCGGAACATCGACCCGAACCGCCCATCCGGCGGCATCTTGTACGTCGGTGCCGCGAAGTGGGGCTGGGTACCCAGTGGCCCCGAGCTCGAGACGCGAAGGATGGAACTGCTGGGGCGCGTACGGGAGTGGGAGCCGTTGTTCCGGCTGCTGTTCCCGCACCCGACCCCGGAGGTCACCAAGCGCCTCGACGGGACCCTCGGCCTGTTGCAGCGCTGGCTTGTACGCCCCCGGGACACCACCGTGCCGGCCAGCATCGACAAGGCCGTCGACAAGGTCAATGCGGCCGCAGCCACGCTCCGGAAGCTGGGCGAGCTCCTGCCGGATGACGCCTGGGCGGTGCGTGTAGCGGTCGACACGAACGTGCTGCTCGATGACCCCGACGTGGCGGTCTACACGCCGCTGCTCGGGAATCGGTACATGGTCCACCTGCTGCCCGTTGTCCTGCGGGAGTTGGACGACCACAAGCTCGCCGGCCGCAACCCCGACATCCGCGACGCGGCGAAGAAGGCCGACCGCCGACTGAAAGGGCTTCGGACCAACGGCGACGTTCTGCGCGGCGTACGAGTGGCCGGCGATGTGCACGCCCTCTTCGAGCACATCGAACCCAAGGGCGACGGACTGCCCAACTGGCTCGACCTCGACGTGCCCGACGACCGCTTCGTGGCCTCCACCCTGCTGCTGCAGTCCCGGCACCCCGGCTCCGCCGTCTACGTGGCCACCAGGGACATCAACCTTCAGACGAAACTCGCCGCCGTCGGACTGCCCTTCATCAAAAAGCCATGAGCACCAGCAAGCCCGTCGTACCGAGCAAGGGAGCACCCTGTGTCCGCCGACTTCTCCACCCTGCACGAACCGCTCGTGGAGTGGGTCTACGACCGCACGAGAACTGATCCGCTGGGCGGAGTGCCGATCACCGAGTTCGGGCAGTCGCATGGCCTCACCGAGAACCAGACCTACCGGCTCCTGCAGTTCTGCAAGGTCCAACGGCTCCTGGGCGACCGTGACACCACCCACGACGGCCCGGAAGCCAACCTGACCCCGCGCGGCCTTGAATGGATGGAGGAGCGCAGGCGCCGGCGCGCCGACCCGGCCGCGCGGGCCGCCGCCGCACGCAAGGGCCTGCTGGTCTGGCTGTGGCATCGCAAACACGACGACATCCTGCTGCCTGCCGTCGCGGACGTGCTGAACGATCCGCTGTCCCTCTTCGAGGGCGAACGCCTCACCGACAGGGACATCGACCGGGCCTCCGCCTACCTGAGCGCCAAGGGCCTGATCAAGGGGGACCGGAACGGGAGCTCGGACGGGCCCGTGCAAGCCGAGATCACCGCCGAAGGAGAAGACTGCGTGGACAACTACCAGGGTGACATCGGCGCGTACGAACGCCGCAACACCAGTGGGAACACCACTTTCCACATCGGGCAGAACACGGGCAACATCGCCGCGAACAGCCGCGACTTCACGCTGAACGCGACCACGAACAGCGGCGTCGACCTCGCCCAGGTCGTCATGGCCGCCCGCGCACTCCGCCAGGCCGTGCCGATTCTGGGGCTGCCCGAAGACGATGCCGCTGAGATCACCCAACTGGCGACGCGCATGGAAGAGGAAGCCACCAGCGTTAGCCCCGATCCAAGCCGTCTCCAGCGGTGGGGTGCCCAGACGCTGGCCGTCCTGTCGCCCGTTGCCAGTGGTGCGCTGGGCAGCGTTCTCGCCGCCTACCTCGGAGTCGTGCTGCCTGGACTGCCGACAGGGGGCTGACGCGCCAGGACGGAGCTCCATCTGTGTCGGATCGCCCGCGCGAGCAGATGTGACTCATCGTGGAGGCGCACAGCCGCTCACGCCCCGAACGTGCCCGGTCAATCTGCGCCGTGATGACGTCCACGCCTCCGCCTTCGCCGACGAACGTGTTGGACTGGTGGCGTCCCGTACGCAACTCCCCGGGGAGGGACCATGGGCGAGGCCGCCACGGCCGTGTCCGACGAAGCGTTCTCCGCACTTGCCGAGAACCTGGGCCACATCCTTTGAGACCCGCGCGCTGCTGTGCGTCATCGCGCCGAAGGACGTCCAGGGTGCGGCCGTGGTGGAGGCTTCCCTCAGCCGCTGCGACGGGGCCGACTCCGTCGTGGTCACGACCGCCGCGCCGGGCAACCTCGCGGCGCTCCTGGACGCGTTCCACGCCGCCCTGCACCTCGGTGTCCGGCCGCGACGGCTGGCCGACGCACAGCGGGCTGTCGAGAACGAACTCGGCCGCCGCTCCTGGCCGGTGGTGGTTGTACGCGATGCCCATCTGCTGCGGACCGAGGCCCTTCAGTACATCTACGGGCTGTGGAGCCTGTTCCAGGACCGTGAACGCCGCATGCCTGTCGTCCTGGTGGGACCCGAGCGGATCCGGTCCGTGCTGCGCCGGCCGTCACTCGCCAGCCTGGAGAGCTGCATCTTCATCTGGCACCGACTCACGCCTCCACCCTGAAGGCGCGAGACCCCGACCCCTGGACTTCTGCGTACGGCGCCACGGCCGTGCAGTGATCAGTTCAACCGGGCGAGGGTGGCAGCCCGTCATCTCCCCGCCCAGCACGTGACCAGCCGACTACGGCCGCACAGAGGCTCAACCGACCGTGCCGACAGGGCGCACAGGAGGCCACTGCGTACGCAGACATCGACCGGCAGCCGCTCGAGTAACAGGTGCCTGATCTATAGCCTCGGTGATCTTGAGGTGGCTTCTTCTCGGACTAGCGCGGCGAGGGAGCTGTTCGGGCGGGTGTACACGTATTCGCGGGCGGCTTTGATCTGCAGCACGTTCATCTTGTCGACCGCGGACTTGGCGAGGCGGCCGTAAAGGGGAGTCGGCCTCAGAGCCAGCATGTGGTGGGGGCCGATAGGGAGGACGGTGATGTGCGAGTCGAGAAGGGCCATGCCGTGGGAGAGGCTGTCGCCTTCCTTGCGTACGGTCAGAGCAGGGTTGTCGCCGATCAGGAATTCACCCTCTTCGGGCTCCAGGATCGCCAGGGCATACTGAGCCATGAGCTGGCGGGCTTGGTCGAAGGAGGCCTCAATGCGCACGCGAAGCAGTGATCCGTCGTGGAACTGGTCAAGCATCGGGCTGAATATCTCGTCGGCGATGGCAGCCAAGTCCTCCGGTCCGGCCGCGGGCCGCCCTGTGTGCTGCAAGTAGGCAGCTTCCAGTTGGCCAGCACGCTCGGTGAGGAGCCACTCCCGTTGCCGCGGCAAGAAGTCGGTGAAAACGCGGTTGAAGGCCTCGCGGTAGTGGTGGGACCGGATGTAGTGCAATGCGATCAGGTCACGCAGAATCCCGGCGGTACGCGGCTCTCCAAGTGCGGTCCCCGCTTTGACCGAGGCGAGGGCGTCGCGTAGCTCTTGCTCGACCAGGTTCCACTTGGTCTCCAGCGACGTGGAAGCCCACGGCACGAAGTTCTCGACCTTTCCGATGCCCCGAGGCGGCCGGGTGTTGAGTCGGCGCTCCGGGTGTTGCAGATCGTAGGGTTGCACGTGCTCAACGGTGGTGTGCTTCACGGCGGCGGCCCATTCACGCAACAGCACCTTCGAAACGACGTGCTGGCCCGTCACGTTCTCGTTCGCCTGGGGAGTGAGTTCGGCGATCCGTTCCGGATCTCTGCTTCCGGGCCCGGTGATTTTGACGTTCACGGGATCTATGGTCGCGAACCGGGAAGGACCGCGCTTGGGTTTTCCGCTGTCCGCCGATCGCTCACGGGCTGGGACGCGTAGGTGCGGCGGCTATCTGCCAGCCGACAGCACGAGACCCCAGGCCTCTCGAAGAGAGGGTCCGGGGTCTGGCGTGGTGGGGCGGGAGCAGGCAGAGCCTTCTCAGTAGTCGTCCCGTTCGGAGGGCGGTCCGTACTGCTCGATGAGGTCGCAGGTGCAGGTGCCGCCCGCGTACAGCATCTTGTCGCACTCGTCATGGTGGTCCCGCTCCAGCAGCGGCTTCGCCGGAACGGGCCGCGAGCTGACTGCGGCGG
Proteins encoded:
- a CDS encoding PIN domain-containing protein; this encodes MAATQAPPTYLERLRSDLDLIEADFLKALADSQIRNIDPNRPSGGILYVGAAKWGWVPSGPELETRRMELLGRVREWEPLFRLLFPHPTPEVTKRLDGTLGLLQRWLVRPRDTTVPASIDKAVDKVNAAAATLRKLGELLPDDAWAVRVAVDTNVLLDDPDVAVYTPLLGNRYMVHLLPVVLRELDDHKLAGRNPDIRDAAKKADRRLKGLRTNGDVLRGVRVAGDVHALFEHIEPKGDGLPNWLDLDVPDDRFVASTLLLQSRHPGSAVYVATRDINLQTKLAAVGLPFIKKP
- a CDS encoding AAA family ATPase, producing the protein MVEASLSRCDGADSVVVTTAAPGNLAALLDAFHAALHLGVRPRRLADAQRAVENELGRRSWPVVVVRDAHLLRTEALQYIYGLWSLFQDRERRMPVVLVGPERIRSVLRRPSLASLESCIFIWHRLTPPP
- a CDS encoding DUF4238 domain-containing protein; amino-acid sequence: MNVKITGPGSRDPERIAELTPQANENVTGQHVVSKVLLREWAAAVKHTTVEHVQPYDLQHPERRLNTRPPRGIGKVENFVPWASTSLETKWNLVEQELRDALASVKAGTALGEPRTAGILRDLIALHYIRSHHYREAFNRVFTDFLPRQREWLLTERAGQLEAAYLQHTGRPAAGPEDLAAIADEIFSPMLDQFHDGSLLRVRIEASFDQARQLMAQYALAILEPEEGEFLIGDNPALTVRKEGDSLSHGMALLDSHITVLPIGPHHMLALRPTPLYGRLAKSAVDKMNVLQIKAAREYVYTRPNSSLAALVREEATSRSPRL